A section of the Eriocheir sinensis breed Jianghai 21 chromosome 40, ASM2467909v1, whole genome shotgun sequence genome encodes:
- the LOC127009361 gene encoding titin-like isoform X39, which translates to MNLFVVGTILIWVGLGPIVDSTGGVAGLPGLPEDNPRCAALVEAAKAEYRRLYEAGLKDAPNLMDLILTSLGIASNDTFKTTERKVFNNTDETGHETGKKTVVEKTTETDVVPNGTVSKTSETTVDIDEDGKQSGEKSVTERETMTGQTPNNGTIAQTVDVKKVMDEAGNEIKEEVVVKKELIVQPPTNTTDANLIVPKVGADDKGNNETELKLGGSGKSDGLLKVERTEEIKEIMPGNITNEVLVKQKEEQLSPQESTKVTSVERKNVTEKDDGLQKVERTEEIKEIMPGNITNEVLVKQKEEQLSPQESTIVTSVERKNVTEKDDGLQKVERTEEIKEIMPGNITNEVLVKQKDEQLSPQESTKVTSVERKNVTEKGDGKDVEKETVIQKEVEKNVCDSDIKEVRNEKHLNETIEDLKHQVDDVKNKIKEEKAKAEETNATRSLFEPSAAPIIQEGKVVEKIVPAVTPAKIAEKISPTVTEGKVPVVTKEKVVEQAAPSVTEEIVSVSKEQEEVPVVAEEKVIEKIHPAMTEGKVPVVPQQEVVEKVAPSPTEEKVHVVTQERVIEQNAPQERVIEQNAPQERVIEQAAPQERVIEEVAPQERAIEQAVPQERAIEQAVPQERVIEQAAPQERAIEQAVPQERAIEEAVPQERAIEQAAPTATEEIVTVSKEKEEVPVVVTEEKVPVVTNQTVVEKISPTVTEGKVPVVTKEKVVEQAAPSVTEEIVSVSKEQEEVPVVAEEKNVTEKIHPAMTEGKVPVVPQQEAVEKVAPSPTEEKVNVVTQERAIEQNAPQERAIEEVVPQERAIEQAAPTATEEIVTVSKEKEEVPVVVTEEKVPVVTNQTVVEKITPSVTEEKVVTQRKVVEKGAPSVNESVVSIPKREEGVVERIAPVV; encoded by the exons ATGAACCTTTTCGTTGTCGGGACGATCCTCATCTGGGTGGGCTTGGGGCCCATTGTTGACAGTACCGGCGGTGTTGCGGGGCTCCCGGGGCTCCCGGAGGACAACCCGCGATGTGCCGCCCTGGTGGAGGCCGCAAAGGCCGAGTACCGGAGACTGTACGAGGCGGGACTGAAAGATGCACCAAATTTGATGGATCTGATACTGACAAGTTTGGGGATTGCTTCAAACGACACCTTTAAGACCACAGAAAGAAAAGTCTTCAATAATACCGATGAAACGGGACATGAAACCGGAAAAAAGACAGTCGTTGAGAAGACGACAGAGACTGACGTAGTACCCAACGGAACTGTATCAAAGACTTCCGAAACCACGGTCGACATAGATGAGGACGGTAAACAAAGTGGTGAAAAATCTGTGACCGAAAGAGAAACCATGACAGGACAGACTCCAAACAATGGGACCATAGCACAGACGGTGGACGTTAAGAAGGTAATGGACGAAGCGggtaatgaaataaaggaggaagttgtTGTTAAGAAGGAATTAATAGTACAACCTCCTACCAATACGACTGACGCAAATCTTATCGTTCCAAAAGTAGGGGCGGACGACAAAGGTAATAACGAAACCGAATTAAAACTTGGTGGCTCAGGAAAGAGCGATGGACTTCTGAAAGTAGAACGAactgaggaaataaaggagattatgcccggcaatataacgaatgaagttttagtaaaacagaaggaagaacaaCTTTCGCCACAGGAAAGCACCAAGGTGACatctgtggaaaggaagaatgttacagagaaggatgatggacttcagaaAGTTGAACGAactgaggaaataaaggagattatgcccggcaatataacgaatgaagttttagtaaaacagaaggaagaacaaCTTTCGCCACAGGAAAGCACTATTGTGACatctgtggaaaggaagaatgttacagaaaaggatgatggacttcagaaagtagaaagaacagaagaaataaaggagattatgcccggcaatataacgaatgaagttttAGTAAAGCAGAAGGACGAACAACTTTCTCCACAGGAAAGCACCAAGGTGACatctgtggaaaggaagaatgttacagaaaagggtgatggaaaagatgtcgagaaagaaactgtaattcaaaaagaagtcgaaaagaatgtgtgtgatagcgacatcaaagaggttcgtaacgaaaaacatcttaatgaaacaattgaagacttgaaacaccaagttgatgacgtgaaaaacaagattaaggaagaaaaagcaaaggctgAAGAAACAAATGCTACGCGTAGCCTATTCGAACCAAGTGCTGCCCCTATCATTCAAGAAGGTAAAGTCGTTGAAAAGATAGTCCCTGCTGTGACGCCGGCGAAGATTGCTGAAAAGATTTCCCCCACggtgacggaaggaaaagtccccgttgtgacaaaagagaaggttgttgagcaggctgccccttcggtgacagaggagatcgtaagtgtctctaaggagcaagaagaagtccctgttgtggCAGAagagaaggttattgaaaagattcaTCCTGCGatgacggaaggaaaagtcccggtagtccctcaacaggaggttgtCGAAAAAGTTGCCCCATCGCCGACAGAGGAAAAAGTTcatgttgtgacacaagaaagggttattgagcagaatgccccacaagaaagggttattgagcagaatgccccacaagaaagggttattgaacaggctgccccacaagaaagggttattgaagaggttgccccacaagaaagggctattgaacaggctgtcccacaagaaagggctattgaacaggctgtcccacaagaaagggttattgaacag gctgccccacaagaaagggctattgaacaggctgtcccacaagaaagggctattgaagag gctgtcccacaagaaagggctattgaacaggctgcccctacggcgacagaagagattgtcactgtttctaaagagaaagaagaagtccctgttgttgtaacagaggaaaaggttcccgttgtgacaaatcagacaGTTGTTGAAAAGATTTCCCCCACggtgacggaaggaaaagtccccgttgtgacaaaagagaaggttgttgagcaggctgccccttcggtgacagaggagatcgtaagtgtctctaaggagcaagaagaagtccctgttgtggCAGAAGAGAAGAACGTTACTGAAAAGATTCACCCTGCGatgacggaaggaaaagtcccggtagtccctcaacaggaggcTGTTGAAAAAGTTGCCCCATCGCCGACAGAGGAAAAAGTTaatgttgtgacacaagaaagggctattgagcagaatgccccacaagaaagggctattgaagaggttgtcccacaagaaagggctattgaacaggctgcccctacggcgacagaagagattgtcactgtttctaaagagaaagaagaagtccctgttgttgtaacagaggaaaaggttcccgttgtgacaaatcagacagttgttgaaaagattactccttccgtaacGGAAGAAAAAGTTGTCACTCAACGGAAGGTTGTTGAGAAGGGTGCCCCCTCTGTCAACGAAAGCGTAGTTTCCATtccaaagagggaggaaggagtagttGAAAGAATTGCTCCTGTTGTATAG
- the LOC127009361 gene encoding titin-like isoform X23: MNLFVVGTILIWVGLGPIVDSTGGVAGLPGLPEDNPRCAALVEAAKAEYRRLYEAGLKDAPNLMDLILTSLGIASNDTFKTTERKVFNNTDETGHETGKKTVVEKTTETDVVPNGTVSKTSETTVDIDEDGKQSGEKSVTERETMTGQTPNNGTIAQTVDVKKVMDEAGNEIKEEVVVKKELIVQPPTNTTDANLIVPKVGADDKGNNETELKLGGSGKSDGLLKVERTEEIKEIMPGNITNEVLVKQKEEQLSPQESTKVTSVERKNVTEKDDGLQKVERTEEIKEIMPGNITNEVLVKQKEEQLSPQESTIVTSVERKNVTEKDDGLQKVERTEEIKEIMPGNITNEVLVKQKDEQLSPQESTKVTSVERKNVTEKGDGKDVEKETVIQKEVEKNVCDSDIKEVRNEKHLNETIEDLKHQVDDVKNKIKEEKAKAEETNATRSLFEPSAAPIIQEGKVVEKIVPAVTPAKIAEKISPTVTEGKVPVVTKEKVVEQAAPSVTEEIVSVSKEQEEVPVVAEEKVIEKIHPAMTEGKVPVVPQQEVVEKVAPSPTEEKVHVVTQERVIEQNAPQERVIEQNAPQERVIEQAAPQERVIEEVAPQERAIEQAVPQERAIEQAVPQERVIEQVAPQERVIEQAVPQERVIEQAVPQERVIEQAVPQERVIEEVAPQERAIEQAAPQERAIEQAVPQERVIEQAAPQERAIEQAVPQERAIEEAVPQERAIEQAAPTATEEIVTVSKEKEEVPVVVTEEKVPVVTNQTVVEKISPTVTEGKVPVVTKEKVVEQAAPSVTEEIVSVSKEQEEVPVVAEEKNVTEKIHPAMTEGKVPVVPQQEAVEKVAPSPTEEKVNVVTQERAIEQNAPQERAIEEVVPQERAIEQAAPTATEEIVTVSKEKEEVPVVVTEEKVPVVTNQTVVEKITPSVTEEKVVTQRKVVEKGAPSVNESVVSIPKREEGVVERIAPVV; encoded by the exons ATGAACCTTTTCGTTGTCGGGACGATCCTCATCTGGGTGGGCTTGGGGCCCATTGTTGACAGTACCGGCGGTGTTGCGGGGCTCCCGGGGCTCCCGGAGGACAACCCGCGATGTGCCGCCCTGGTGGAGGCCGCAAAGGCCGAGTACCGGAGACTGTACGAGGCGGGACTGAAAGATGCACCAAATTTGATGGATCTGATACTGACAAGTTTGGGGATTGCTTCAAACGACACCTTTAAGACCACAGAAAGAAAAGTCTTCAATAATACCGATGAAACGGGACATGAAACCGGAAAAAAGACAGTCGTTGAGAAGACGACAGAGACTGACGTAGTACCCAACGGAACTGTATCAAAGACTTCCGAAACCACGGTCGACATAGATGAGGACGGTAAACAAAGTGGTGAAAAATCTGTGACCGAAAGAGAAACCATGACAGGACAGACTCCAAACAATGGGACCATAGCACAGACGGTGGACGTTAAGAAGGTAATGGACGAAGCGggtaatgaaataaaggaggaagttgtTGTTAAGAAGGAATTAATAGTACAACCTCCTACCAATACGACTGACGCAAATCTTATCGTTCCAAAAGTAGGGGCGGACGACAAAGGTAATAACGAAACCGAATTAAAACTTGGTGGCTCAGGAAAGAGCGATGGACTTCTGAAAGTAGAACGAactgaggaaataaaggagattatgcccggcaatataacgaatgaagttttagtaaaacagaaggaagaacaaCTTTCGCCACAGGAAAGCACCAAGGTGACatctgtggaaaggaagaatgttacagagaaggatgatggacttcagaaAGTTGAACGAactgaggaaataaaggagattatgcccggcaatataacgaatgaagttttagtaaaacagaaggaagaacaaCTTTCGCCACAGGAAAGCACTATTGTGACatctgtggaaaggaagaatgttacagaaaaggatgatggacttcagaaagtagaaagaacagaagaaataaaggagattatgcccggcaatataacgaatgaagttttAGTAAAGCAGAAGGACGAACAACTTTCTCCACAGGAAAGCACCAAGGTGACatctgtggaaaggaagaatgttacagaaaagggtgatggaaaagatgtcgagaaagaaactgtaattcaaaaagaagtcgaaaagaatgtgtgtgatagcgacatcaaagaggttcgtaacgaaaaacatcttaatgaaacaattgaagacttgaaacaccaagttgatgacgtgaaaaacaagattaaggaagaaaaagcaaaggctgAAGAAACAAATGCTACGCGTAGCCTATTCGAACCAAGTGCTGCCCCTATCATTCAAGAAGGTAAAGTCGTTGAAAAGATAGTCCCTGCTGTGACGCCGGCGAAGATTGCTGAAAAGATTTCCCCCACggtgacggaaggaaaagtccccgttgtgacaaaagagaaggttgttgagcaggctgccccttcggtgacagaggagatcgtaagtgtctctaaggagcaagaagaagtccctgttgtggCAGAagagaaggttattgaaaagattcaTCCTGCGatgacggaaggaaaagtcccggtagtccctcaacaggaggttgtCGAAAAAGTTGCCCCATCGCCGACAGAGGAAAAAGTTcatgttgtgacacaagaaagggttattgagcagaatgccccacaagaaagggttattgagcagaatgccccacaagaaagggttattgaacaggctgccccacaagaaagggttattgaagaggttgccccacaagaaagggctattgaacaggctgtcccacaagaaagggctattgaacaggctgtcccacaagaaagggttattgaacaggttgccccacaagaaagggttattgaacaggctgtcccacaagaaagggttattgaacaggctgtcccacaagaaagggttattgaacaggctgtcccacaagaaagggttattgaagaggttgccccacaagaaagggctattgaacaggctgccccacaagaaagggctattgaacaggctgtcccacaagaaagggttattgaacag gctgccccacaagaaagggctattgaacaggctgtcccacaagaaagggctattgaagag gctgtcccacaagaaagggctattgaacaggctgcccctacggcgacagaagagattgtcactgtttctaaagagaaagaagaagtccctgttgttgtaacagaggaaaaggttcccgttgtgacaaatcagacaGTTGTTGAAAAGATTTCCCCCACggtgacggaaggaaaagtccccgttgtgacaaaagagaaggttgttgagcaggctgccccttcggtgacagaggagatcgtaagtgtctctaaggagcaagaagaagtccctgttgtggCAGAAGAGAAGAACGTTACTGAAAAGATTCACCCTGCGatgacggaaggaaaagtcccggtagtccctcaacaggaggcTGTTGAAAAAGTTGCCCCATCGCCGACAGAGGAAAAAGTTaatgttgtgacacaagaaagggctattgagcagaatgccccacaagaaagggctattgaagaggttgtcccacaagaaagggctattgaacaggctgcccctacggcgacagaagagattgtcactgtttctaaagagaaagaagaagtccctgttgttgtaacagaggaaaaggttcccgttgtgacaaatcagacagttgttgaaaagattactccttccgtaacGGAAGAAAAAGTTGTCACTCAACGGAAGGTTGTTGAGAAGGGTGCCCCCTCTGTCAACGAAAGCGTAGTTTCCATtccaaagagggaggaaggagtagttGAAAGAATTGCTCCTGTTGTATAG
- the LOC127009361 gene encoding titin-like isoform X38 yields the protein MNLFVVGTILIWVGLGPIVDSTGGVAGLPGLPEDNPRCAALVEAAKAEYRRLYEAGLKDAPNLMDLILTSLGIASNDTFKTTERKVFNNTDETGHETGKKTVVEKTTETDVVPNGTVSKTSETTVDIDEDGKQSGEKSVTERETMTGQTPNNGTIAQTVDVKKVMDEAGNEIKEEVVVKKELIVQPPTNTTDANLIVPKVGADDKGNNETELKLGGSGKSDGLLKVERTEEIKEIMPGNITNEVLVKQKEEQLSPQESTKVTSVERKNVTEKDDGLQKVERTEEIKEIMPGNITNEVLVKQKEEQLSPQESTIVTSVERKNVTEKDDGLQKVERTEEIKEIMPGNITNEVLVKQKDEQLSPQESTKVTSVERKNVTEKGDGKDVEKETVIQKEVEKNVCDSDIKEVRNEKHLNETIEDLKHQVDDVKNKIKEEKAKAEETNATRSLFEPSAAPIIQEGKVVEKIVPAVTPAKIAEKISPTVTEGKVPVVTKEKVVEQAAPSVTEEIVSVSKEQEEVPVVAEEKVIEKIHPAMTEGKVPVVPQQEVVEKVAPSPTEEKVHVVTQERVIEQNAPQERVIEQNAPQERVIEQAAPQERVIEEVAPQERAIEQAVPQERAIEQAVPQERVIEQAAPQERAIEQAVPQERAIEEAVPQERAIEQAAPTATEEIVTVSKEKEEVPVVVTEEKVPVVTNQTVVEKISPTVTEGKVPVVTKEKVVEQAAPSVTEEIVSVSKEQEEVPVVAEEKNVTEKIHPAMTEGKVPVVPQQEAVEKVAPSPTEEKVNVVTQERAIEQNAPQERAIEEVVPQERAIEQAAPTATEEIVTVSKEKEEVPVVVTEEKVPVVTNQTVVEKITPSVTEEKVVTQRKVVEKGAPSVNESVVSIPKREEGVVERIAPVV from the exons ATGAACCTTTTCGTTGTCGGGACGATCCTCATCTGGGTGGGCTTGGGGCCCATTGTTGACAGTACCGGCGGTGTTGCGGGGCTCCCGGGGCTCCCGGAGGACAACCCGCGATGTGCCGCCCTGGTGGAGGCCGCAAAGGCCGAGTACCGGAGACTGTACGAGGCGGGACTGAAAGATGCACCAAATTTGATGGATCTGATACTGACAAGTTTGGGGATTGCTTCAAACGACACCTTTAAGACCACAGAAAGAAAAGTCTTCAATAATACCGATGAAACGGGACATGAAACCGGAAAAAAGACAGTCGTTGAGAAGACGACAGAGACTGACGTAGTACCCAACGGAACTGTATCAAAGACTTCCGAAACCACGGTCGACATAGATGAGGACGGTAAACAAAGTGGTGAAAAATCTGTGACCGAAAGAGAAACCATGACAGGACAGACTCCAAACAATGGGACCATAGCACAGACGGTGGACGTTAAGAAGGTAATGGACGAAGCGggtaatgaaataaaggaggaagttgtTGTTAAGAAGGAATTAATAGTACAACCTCCTACCAATACGACTGACGCAAATCTTATCGTTCCAAAAGTAGGGGCGGACGACAAAGGTAATAACGAAACCGAATTAAAACTTGGTGGCTCAGGAAAGAGCGATGGACTTCTGAAAGTAGAACGAactgaggaaataaaggagattatgcccggcaatataacgaatgaagttttagtaaaacagaaggaagaacaaCTTTCGCCACAGGAAAGCACCAAGGTGACatctgtggaaaggaagaatgttacagagaaggatgatggacttcagaaAGTTGAACGAactgaggaaataaaggagattatgcccggcaatataacgaatgaagttttagtaaaacagaaggaagaacaaCTTTCGCCACAGGAAAGCACTATTGTGACatctgtggaaaggaagaatgttacagaaaaggatgatggacttcagaaagtagaaagaacagaagaaataaaggagattatgcccggcaatataacgaatgaagttttAGTAAAGCAGAAGGACGAACAACTTTCTCCACAGGAAAGCACCAAGGTGACatctgtggaaaggaagaatgttacagaaaagggtgatggaaaagatgtcgagaaagaaactgtaattcaaaaagaagtcgaaaagaatgtgtgtgatagcgacatcaaagaggttcgtaacgaaaaacatcttaatgaaacaattgaagacttgaaacaccaagttgatgacgtgaaaaacaagattaaggaagaaaaagcaaaggctgAAGAAACAAATGCTACGCGTAGCCTATTCGAACCAAGTGCTGCCCCTATCATTCAAGAAGGTAAAGTCGTTGAAAAGATAGTCCCTGCTGTGACGCCGGCGAAGATTGCTGAAAAGATTTCCCCCACggtgacggaaggaaaagtccccgttgtgacaaaagagaaggttgttgagcaggctgccccttcggtgacagaggagatcgtaagtgtctctaaggagcaagaagaagtccctgttgtggCAGAagagaaggttattgaaaagattcaTCCTGCGatgacggaaggaaaagtcccggtagtccctcaacaggaggttgtCGAAAAAGTTGCCCCATCGCCGACAGAGGAAAAAGTTcatgttgtgacacaagaaagggttattgagcagaatgccccacaagaaagggttattgagcagaatgccccacaagaaagggttattgaacaggctgccccacaagaaagggttattgaagaggttgccccacaagaaagggctattgaacaggctgtcccacaagaaagggctattgaacaggctgtcccacaagaaagggttattgaacag gctgccccacaagaaagggctattgaacaggctgtcccacaagaaagggctattgaagaG gctgtcccacaagaaagggctattgaacaggctgcccctacggcgacagaagagattgtcactgtttctaaagagaaagaagaagtccctgttgttgtaacagaggaaaaggttcccgttgtgacaaatcagacaGTTGTTGAAAAGATTTCCCCCACggtgacggaaggaaaagtccccgttgtgacaaaagagaaggttgttgagcaggctgccccttcggtgacagaggagatcgtaagtgtctctaaggagcaagaagaagtccctgttgtggCAGAAGAGAAGAACGTTACTGAAAAGATTCACCCTGCGatgacggaaggaaaagtcccggtagtccctcaacaggaggcTGTTGAAAAAGTTGCCCCATCGCCGACAGAGGAAAAAGTTaatgttgtgacacaagaaagggctattgagcagaatgccccacaagaaagggctattgaagaggttgtcccacaagaaagggctattgaacaggctgcccctacggcgacagaagagattgtcactgtttctaaagagaaagaagaagtccctgttgttgtaacagaggaaaaggttcccgttgtgacaaatcagacagttgttgaaaagattactccttccgtaacGGAAGAAAAAGTTGTCACTCAACGGAAGGTTGTTGAGAAGGGTGCCCCCTCTGTCAACGAAAGCGTAGTTTCCATtccaaagagggaggaaggagtagttGAAAGAATTGCTCCTGTTGTATAG
- the LOC127009361 gene encoding titin-like isoform X36, protein MNLFVVGTILIWVGLGPIVDSTGGVAGLPGLPEDNPRCAALVEAAKAEYRRLYEAGLKDAPNLMDLILTSLGIASNDTFKTTERKVFNNTDETGHETGKKTVVEKTTETDVVPNGTVSKTSETTVDIDEDGKQSGEKSVTERETMTGQTPNNGTIAQTVDVKKVMDEAGNEIKEEVVVKKELIVQPPTNTTDANLIVPKVGADDKGNNETELKLGGSGKSDGLLKVERTEEIKEIMPGNITNEVLVKQKEEQLSPQESTKVTSVERKNVTEKDDGLQKVERTEEIKEIMPGNITNEVLVKQKEEQLSPQESTIVTSVERKNVTEKDDGLQKVERTEEIKEIMPGNITNEVLVKQKDEQLSPQESTKVTSVERKNVTEKGDGKDVEKETVIQKEVEKNVCDSDIKEVRNEKHLNETIEDLKHQVDDVKNKIKEEKAKAEETNATRSLFEPSAAPIIQEGKVVEKIVPAVTPAKIAEKISPTVTEGKVPVVTKEKVVEQAAPSVTEEIVSVSKEQEEVPVVAEEKVIEKIHPAMTEGKVPVVPQQEVVEKVAPSPTEEKVHVVTQERVIEQNAPQERVIEQNAPQERVIEQAAPQERVIEEVAPQERAIEQAVPQERAIEQAVPQERVIEQAAPQERAIEQAVPQERAIEEVAPQERAIEQAVPQERAIEQAAPTATEEIVTVSKEKEEVPVVVTEEKVPVVTNQTVVEKISPTVTEGKVPVVTKEKVVEQAAPSVTEEIVSVSKEQEEVPVVAEEKNVTEKIHPAMTEGKVPVVPQQEAVEKVAPSPTEEKVNVVTQERAIEQNAPQERAIEEVVPQERAIEQAAPTATEEIVTVSKEKEEVPVVVTEEKVPVVTNQTVVEKITPSVTEEKVVTQRKVVEKGAPSVNESVVSIPKREEGVVERIAPVV, encoded by the exons ATGAACCTTTTCGTTGTCGGGACGATCCTCATCTGGGTGGGCTTGGGGCCCATTGTTGACAGTACCGGCGGTGTTGCGGGGCTCCCGGGGCTCCCGGAGGACAACCCGCGATGTGCCGCCCTGGTGGAGGCCGCAAAGGCCGAGTACCGGAGACTGTACGAGGCGGGACTGAAAGATGCACCAAATTTGATGGATCTGATACTGACAAGTTTGGGGATTGCTTCAAACGACACCTTTAAGACCACAGAAAGAAAAGTCTTCAATAATACCGATGAAACGGGACATGAAACCGGAAAAAAGACAGTCGTTGAGAAGACGACAGAGACTGACGTAGTACCCAACGGAACTGTATCAAAGACTTCCGAAACCACGGTCGACATAGATGAGGACGGTAAACAAAGTGGTGAAAAATCTGTGACCGAAAGAGAAACCATGACAGGACAGACTCCAAACAATGGGACCATAGCACAGACGGTGGACGTTAAGAAGGTAATGGACGAAGCGggtaatgaaataaaggaggaagttgtTGTTAAGAAGGAATTAATAGTACAACCTCCTACCAATACGACTGACGCAAATCTTATCGTTCCAAAAGTAGGGGCGGACGACAAAGGTAATAACGAAACCGAATTAAAACTTGGTGGCTCAGGAAAGAGCGATGGACTTCTGAAAGTAGAACGAactgaggaaataaaggagattatgcccggcaatataacgaatgaagttttagtaaaacagaaggaagaacaaCTTTCGCCACAGGAAAGCACCAAGGTGACatctgtggaaaggaagaatgttacagagaaggatgatggacttcagaaAGTTGAACGAactgaggaaataaaggagattatgcccggcaatataacgaatgaagttttagtaaaacagaaggaagaacaaCTTTCGCCACAGGAAAGCACTATTGTGACatctgtggaaaggaagaatgttacagaaaaggatgatggacttcagaaagtagaaagaacagaagaaataaaggagattatgcccggcaatataacgaatgaagttttAGTAAAGCAGAAGGACGAACAACTTTCTCCACAGGAAAGCACCAAGGTGACatctgtggaaaggaagaatgttacagaaaagggtgatggaaaagatgtcgagaaagaaactgtaattcaaaaagaagtcgaaaagaatgtgtgtgatagcgacatcaaagaggttcgtaacgaaaaacatcttaatgaaacaattgaagacttgaaacaccaagttgatgacgtgaaaaacaagattaaggaagaaaaagcaaaggctgAAGAAACAAATGCTACGCGTAGCCTATTCGAACCAAGTGCTGCCCCTATCATTCAAGAAGGTAAAGTCGTTGAAAAGATAGTCCCTGCTGTGACGCCGGCGAAGATTGCTGAAAAGATTTCCCCCACggtgacggaaggaaaagtccccgttgtgacaaaagagaaggttgttgagcaggctgccccttcggtgacagaggagatcgtaagtgtctctaaggagcaagaagaagtccctgttgtggCAGAagagaaggttattgaaaagattcaTCCTGCGatgacggaaggaaaagtcccggtagtccctcaacaggaggttgtCGAAAAAGTTGCCCCATCGCCGACAGAGGAAAAAGTTcatgttgtgacacaagaaagggttattgagcagaatgccccacaagaaagggttattgagcagaatgccccacaagaaagggttattgaacaggctgccccacaagaaagggttattgaagaggttgccccacaagaaagggctattgaacaggctgtcccacaagaaagggctattgaacaggctgtcccacaagaaagggttattgaacag gctgccccacaagaaagggctattgaacaggctgtcccacaagaaagggctattgaagaggttgccccacaagaaagggctattgaacaggctgtcccacaagaaagggctattgaacaggctgcccctacggcgacagaagagattgtcactgtttctaaagagaaagaagaagtccctgttgttgtaacagaggaaaaggttcccgttgtgacaaatcagacaGTTGTTGAAAAGATTTCCCCCACggtgacggaaggaaaagtccccgttgtgacaaaagagaaggttgttgagcaggctgccccttcggtgacagaggagatcgtaagtgtctctaaggagcaagaagaagtccctgttgtggCAGAAGAGAAGAACGTTACTGAAAAGATTCACCCTGCGatgacggaaggaaaagtcccggtagtccctcaacaggaggcTGTTGAAAAAGTTGCCCCATCGCCGACAGAGGAAAAAGTTaatgttgtgacacaagaaagggctattgagcagaatgccccacaagaaagggctattgaagaggttgtcccacaagaaagggctattgaacaggctgcccctacggcgacagaagagattgtcactgtttctaaagagaaagaagaagtccctgttgttgtaacagaggaaaaggttcccgttgtgacaaatcagacagttgttgaaaagattactccttccgtaacGGAAGAAAAAGTTGTCACTCAACGGAAGGTTGTTGAGAAGGGTGCCCCCTCTGTCAACGAAAGCGTAGTTTCCATtccaaagagggaggaaggagtagttGAAAGAATTGCTCCTGTTGTATAG